The Magallana gigas chromosome 6, xbMagGiga1.1, whole genome shotgun sequence genome includes the window CCATAAAAAAGGTAGATTTAtggaacaaataaaaaattccgGATAATTAAGAGTTATCGAACCTTGTGAGGACCAGAGATCTTTGATTACATGTCGGAGGACCTAGGTTCAAACCCTAGCAGAGGCAACACTTTTCTCTAATATTTATAACTCATTTTGGTCTGGAGGAGGAAAATTATTAAATGCCCAAGAActctttaatttattcattttggtaAGAGAAAACAATCATGCATATGAAATATCCTTCCTCCCCATCCTATATTTATGGTAGTTAAGATCAACTCTGTGTGTTTATGTAAAACCATATCTTCTGTACTCTACttacaaaagaaattaaatctgTCAGGGGTATTCCTTGCTCTGATGCTTCATGTTCAGAAAACTCATATGTAGTAGAAGTCTACAAAGCAAAATACACAGTGAGTACCAAAgctaataaaaatacaaactaGATGCTAATGTACACTCACAGTAAAGACACAAAAGTACAAAGTCCAAGAACTTGTTGATGCACAGGAAATTAATTGATattacaattttcatatttctgtGGAGTAAATTCATTGAAGAACATGAATGCAATTGTTTAACAGAAAAAAGGAGTATTAATCATACTCACTGTGAATTCTTTAATTAAACTCATGTTTTTAAGTAGAAAATCTTCAAGGAGGATTTTGGAGTGAACAGGTAGATCGAAGAGAGATTCCTTGTGGTGGTTGAATGAAACATCCAGTCTCTTGCAGTTCCACTCATTGGCTAACAATACAAAACACCAATAAAGGCACACACATATCAAAGGAATCCTATAGATAAGTATCTTGCACCAAACTCTCACTGCTGCTATCTATCCAATATTGTGAAACTTTTCAATATGATAAAACAAGTGAGAGGTTTGACTTTCACTTACCTTCTTGGAAATGCTGCTTTCACATCGAATATTTAgctatatttattaaaattacttAAAGATGGGACATTGATGTATATACTTGAACAAATCATAAACATgactatatttatttataataccaTGTATATTCAAAAATCAAGAAAAGGACCAATCACATGCACTGTAGTTGGAGAGTTCAAACATGGTGGAATTTTTGTCTAATGGTACACATAATATAAAATCTTGGCTACGGACAAAATTTTACTTATCTACCAGTAATCCAAATTGGATTCCCTTGTCTGATTCAGTAGACTACTACTGGTACATCATATAACAACTTAATAATGAGGATCATTGGGTATGATTTTAATCATTGCTAGATTGACTTCACTTGATAAGAAATGATGTAATGTACACCCCTTAGCAAAATAGGGAATAGGGAACATTGACCTTtggacattttatttaaaaatgatagtGTTTTAGGTAAATCACTAAGACATAAAAGAAaagtacacaattttttttttgtttaaagtgcTCATGTATTTTAAACCATTTCACTTCTGCACTAGTGTGTGATAATCTTATAGAAGTACTGAGATAGTTACACTTGTTATATCCTATATAAGACTCTATTAATCAGagtattttcattcatttattcctTTAtatgaaaagattttaaatcaTAAACTCATAAATCAGACAAGAACTAGACATAATTCAGATGGACACTATCTCATAGGGTCCCTCTTTAATAAAGCACAAAAGAAATTTGCTTGACATTAACCTCCGACTAAGAAATttagttcaaggtcattgttagCCTTATTAAATAAGCCCTCTATGAATGACTGTTAAGGCAGATGACGctaaaagaaaaaggaaataaagTCTCAGTGAGGATTCACATGGAAATCAATTATGACCTTGTCACTTGACCTAAAGACCTGGTTCAAGGTCAATGCACACCCTTTCCTACAGGCGGTCTTTGGAAGAGTGGGTAAGTTGGGGCCAAAGTAAAGGTGGAAGAATTTGTTCCCAAGGATCATTTTTCGCAGAGGTTTTCTATAACCTTTACTTTTGATGTTGAAACGTGGTTCAAGGTAATTGGACGGTCCAAGGTCATTAAAACCCTTTACCTCTCTATAAGCCAGAATGagaatgagagaaaaaatattttacacaaaGCTTTACTTTGATAATGACCTCTGATCTAAAAACttgattcaaggtcactgcataaACTCAACTCAAGGTACTTTGTGTGTGAAGATTATGCAAAATTGGGCCAAGTGGAGAGAAAATATGCTTTGGACAAGTGATGTAAAAAGGACAActgacagacagatggacaaacAGACTGATCACAATAGCATGCCTGCAAGGCAGAGCGCAATATATACTATCACAAAAACATACTAGTAACACATGAAATCAAACAGCATTTCACTCACCCCAAGGCACGGTCAATAGGACCCAGTTCTGGCTCCGACAGTAATGCATTATGTGTGtcattgtaaactttttaccAGCATTCATTTCTCCATCTACATTTTGTTAAGTTTACATAAAATGACCTTCGAATATTTACGCAATATTAAAAGAGAAAGAATTTCATGACTCGCACACTATTTTTACTTCAAGTTGCTCTGTTCTCCTTTAGTATTGATATCACAAGTAATTTAGTCACTAGTACTATTTCTTTAATCATGtttttcataatacatgtatcttgatgttaaaaattaatattgctgaaaattttaatgtactATATACAGGGCTATTTTCACCCCATGTTGTTTTCGtccttcttcacttgcaaacggtttcgtcCCATCTTGAATTCCCCCGGGtaaagttgtgtttaaagagagataatttgaacatttgaattcactcagtcttaaatttgcccactgACAATGAGGCTAAAGTGCGAATATAAAACAGGGccgaatatttccctgtttaTTGTATAACTGCTTAAATCCCTCTATTACCTGGTATTTACTTTTCTTGATTTAACTTATAATAGTTCCAGTAAATACCGGTAGTCTTGAACAAATCAATACACACTCTTCAGTCTATATATAAAAACTTCAAATAATATTCTACATATACTGTTatcattgatatacatgtattatgacaAGGATACAGAGAAGAAATCTTGTCAGTGGATAGTTGTAGTTCAACCTCTTCAAAATGTCCATGACTTCCAAAGCTGGTCTTCTAATTAGAATACTAAACTCTTGAAACATTTTGTtctgaaaccaaaaaaaaaaatcaaaacttataGCTCCCTGTAGAGTCCCAATTAAAATGAGAGTAATTAATATCCGCTGAAATTGTGAGAAGCACCCACTGCAGAACGGTACATTTCGCGTACCTTCATATACATATGCGGCATGGTTTATTTCCGCTTTTTGGTAAGGGAACTGCCTGACCATTTATGCAGTATGGGTACCAGTTTGTTAATTAATATCACCTATTGACAGCATAGTTAAGTGCACATGCCAACCatcatatttatatgaataGTGGCTAGACATCTTAGGAAGAGCCTACCATATTCTTTTCATGTGGACTCATCCAGTTCAacataaagattttttgtacATCATTCTTTGGTATGGTGTAAAACTGTCCTTCATGATCAAAAGAATGTTCTGACTGCAAAACAAGTTATAAACCATTTCCATTAATCTGTTCTTTATCTATACATCAAAGAAATTATGCTAGattattaattgtaaaaatgcaACATATATTATTTAGATTTCAATATTCAAACTTTTAGTTGTGTTTTTGACTTTTTAAGTCTTTGAGAGAAACTCTTAGTTGTAACccagtatttatataaattaaatgatttaaaacaatttgcAAAACTTTGTTGTTGCAAAGCCATTATATCACTAGACAACTGTGAAATTAAGTTGTCACTATTAAAGATGCAAAAAAAGACTATAATTTAATGTAGTACTTACTGGGTCAGAGATCTCTGTTCTAAATGTTGTAACACACCTCTGCCAGCATTTCAGAGATGAGGAAGATCTAAGCAGTGATGAATTTATGCAATATCCTTTTaaagagtgaaaaaaaaaaattagaaccgTTTTAATAAGAGCTTGAACTTTGGGTAGTTGCAAGGtttcaaacagcattgtgacgtacgcctgtctatttcattgctggccactcagccattgctcttgGAAATcagcaagatttgtctggctatgcaatcggtgtatatttcacttaaaacaattttcaacttgttttgacCAAAGAAATAGGTAGTTatgtccaaggccttgttaaaatggttgtaAAAGAAAACTTAACATTAAGGCATGACATTTTAACtaacaacaattatttttacttaAGGACTAGAAAAATGTGTTTCTATGACAACTAAGCTTGTGTGCACTttatctcagagagagagagaaagagagagagagagagagagagagagagagagagagagagagagagagagagagagagaaagagagagagagataagaatcaaatatctaaattatcatttgaattatTTGGTTATATAACTTTGTGCACATAAGAAATGCAAATTAATTTGCCACTATCTTGCCATTTCAACAGCTAGTTTATAgaaaagttattttaatttgaaggaGTCACGCTGACTCAAATGGTGGATagtcaattaaaattttaattcacaGTTAGGCTAGGCCCTTTTAAACAGATATGGGGATTTGAGAATCATAGAGGATTCTAAGAGGAGTTAGTTAGAACATTATTAATGTGATTCTCATGACCAGCTGAATGTTGCAAGAGAAAAAGATATTTAGAACATGGACTGCAAAAGTTAAACTCGTGTCTTCTAAACGTTGGGCTGAGAAATTAGcttgatttggttttttttaaccctCTCCTTTTTTTAGTTTGTGTTTCTCTTACTACAAAACAATTGTTGGTTATGTATTCGGCAGCATTGATTATGTTTGCACCTTTAAAAAGGACAATATTTCGTCCCATAAGGGGATACATAAATAAGCTGCCCTTAacttcaatcaatatttgtgtaATGTCATAAtctagaggaaattcgaacgcCATTTAAATTCACTTTATGTAAGATAAACATTTACCTGATGGTTGTTTCGATACTATTCTATATATCACAGAAGCCATGATAAGTTTTTAAGCTGTCATTGCATTTCTTCTTATTTAAACTTAGCTTGTAATTAGGCTATGTCTGTAACGTTACAATCACGACGTCAATTTCAGTACATGGAGGCAGACATATTGAATAgaatatgtttttgaataaaaatttattctttgaatttatatttttgtaaaatgcaaaacTAAAGAcaaatttggattttttatatttagtaaaaatcttaattaatttttgCTGTACCAAAACACACCAAACACGAATGGGGAAATTGTCGTTTTCGATGAAGACCTTGACCTTcagattaaaatacaaaattttaatgttttgatttatttatacgCAATTCTCAAtcttaaagtaaaatttcaaattgaaaaccAAACGCACAAAGTGGATTATCATCTATTATATATCATGTCGTGATGCGAAACAAAACAATCTCGTTTTCAAAATCCCCGTCGGTTCTCAACCACAGACGCCATATTTGATCAGCGATAGGTATGGCGTAGATTTTAGGATGTTTTGATAATCGTATGAGTAATCAATCTTGCTAATTAGATCAATTGTACGACATAACAGGTAAATACTAGAGTGTATGGCTACTTAGActgatttcttttcatttatagTAGATcagatttaaatgaatttaaacagGTGCACATTTTGGCGGGTAAGAAGGATTTTTGTGCTTGTTGTTTATCATTGTTTATGGCACTCTTATGTTTGTATGTTACACAGTTGTAAGTGATATATGCAAAATAACGACAAGAGAGGACAATGCACGTTGTTAAGTTTTTCACAAGTAATTTTTAAGCTATATTTTAAATtgctttaatataaaaaattgtgagagtaatgttttattttgttctcTTTATATTGTTGCAGTCACTTTTGGTGATTTATTGATGAGATCCATGATATGGATCATGACTGAGAAATGAACAGAGAGGACCCAGAAGTGACTTCCCATGTATATAGCAGCGAATCTCCTCACTCCAGTACAGCAGAGTCTTCTGACAGCGATAACGCCAGTTCATCTGAAAAGGAGTTCTCTGTCCAAGGGACTAATTTTAAACAAGGGCAGTTAAAGCTTACCATATCAGCTAAACAGAAAAGTTCATCTTCTTCATCTTCCCCTAGTTATGACGAAGGACAGGGCTCCAGACTAAATGAGGAAGACAGTGTATTTGTTGACACAGGGGTAAAGGTTGTTTAAACctctttggttttgttttttaaagatacagaTGATCTTCTGAAGATTAAGACttgattaaacattattacatatTTTGATTGCTATGAAATAATAACACTGCATGTGAAGATTACAATATGCAATgagaatttgaaaactgataaacTTTACCTAGAATTTCACTTTGATTGTAGCAATCATGTAGAACCAATCCTGAGCAGTATGTGAGAAAATCCTCAGCAAGGATGGAATATCCAAATGATTCCAACGAACACAAAAGTGAATCCAGGTATGATGCTGAAGGACCCAATGCTAGTAATTATACGGAGGAAGGGTCAAATCAGTCATCTGAAGGATTTCAGAATACATTCCAACAATTTGTGCAGTCATCAGGTGTAGAAGAACAAGTGTTAGATGAAGCCAAAATTTCCTCAAATGGGAGTAAAGACAAATTTTCAAGTAAATGCTATGTCTTACTGGATAAAAAGAGCTCACCGTTAAAAAGACACTACAGAAAGATGGCATCAAAAGCAGGGAGTGTTAAGGATGTGGGAAACTTAGACAAAATAAGAGAGAAGACCAAATCTTTGGCATCAAGGAAGAAAAATCTGGTGGTCTCTGAAGCAACAAAAGATGACAACTCTGAAAGTGAATGTGAACATACAAATGAAATACCGGAGTCTGAATGTTCGAATCTCCATGACAATATCTTTGATAAAATGATGAACACTGCTCTAAACAACATATCATCTGAAGCAGACAGTAAATCTCAAAAGAAACGAAGGCCACTCAAGGCGAATAAATCTAAGCAAAGACCATCGAATTGTGACATAGAAAAAGAAAGTGAAATTCCATGTGAAATTAATTCGTCTAAACTGGCTGCCGATGTTGCCagaaatgaattcattttcaGGAATACGAGAAGTGGAGATGAATCTGATGCTATGTCGGATCGCACCCGTCCAGGAAGTGTTCATGATCAGCAGGAAAGTTTCTCTCGCTTGGACAACATGCAGTCCAATGTGTCACCAGATAGTGGCATATCTTTAGCAGATTCACCTGTTGGAAATGAATCTCCAATATCTGTGACATTGTCGGATATAAATTCAAAAGTAAATGTGGGGGTTTACACTAGTGACATTTGTTGTGTTCAAACAAGTGAAAAACTGGATTCTGCTGAAACTGTGTCTTGTGAAATGGCATCTTCCTGTCAAAAACAAGATGCCATGAATGGGGGATCAGGGGTTGATTTGCAAAAATCAAACCATAGGCATGATAAAGAGTTTGATATGGGCTCTCCACACTGTGATAGTTTAGTTGTGAATACAAACTTGGGTGATAACATTTTGGGTTGTTGCAGCAGTAGTGATACATCCTCTTCTCACTCACCGTCTCCAAAAAAGAAAAGCGTTGGCCGAGTACCTAAAAGAGCCGAGTTTCTGCGACTCCATAAGAGCAGTACATTGTTGACTACGGGTAAAATGCCAGTTCAGGTTGATGACACAATTTCGAAGGAAGACAATTCGTTCTCTGTGCCATTAATCCCAGGCCCTTCACTGCAAGAGAGGCTGGCACAGTGTCCAGATAGGGTTCAAGAGGAGGATGAGCCACCACAACCAAAGAAGCGTAAATACACAAAACACAAGAAGAACAGTGAAAAGGTTCTCAAGAAGGCATTTGATGTGTACGAGTTTCATGAGGGAGATAAGCCAATAAAGAAGCGCAGTGTAGGACGACCCCCAGGTCAAGGAAAAGCAAAAATTTCTGGTGGTGGAAGGGGGCCAGGTCGACCCCCAGGAAAGCCCACCTTCAAGAAAAGGGGCCCTGGTAGGCCACCTAAAGTGGTTTCAGCTCAAGCTGCTAAAAGAGGACCAGGTCGGCCTAAAGGCTCTCTAAATAAGAAGACGCTTCTCGCAAGAGCTGGTGTAAATCATTCTAAAGGTGTAAATAATTCTCAGAAAACAAGCACTGCCCCTGGTACGAAAAAAACTTCCTCAACTGAGGTTGAGTCTGGTCTGATTTTACCTGAAAATATTTTGGACCAACTCTCTCAGATTGATGCTAACTCGGATGTAATCAACTTTTCGGACATATCACCATCTAAATCATCAGAGTCATCACTCTCTGAGGCTCACAACAACTACCTTCAAAATCTATCAGATATCTCTCCAGCTAAGTCCACCTCCAGTGTGGAAAGttcatctttttcttttaaacctCCTATTTATCAAATGAGGGCACCATCCCCTGTGCCATTTCAAAAACCTCCAGAGAGGAGAAAGGTAGGAAGACCAAGGAAAAGGCCACTGAAACCTGAAGCATCCTTGCCCTCAACATCCTCAGATAGGCATGGATTTGATCAATTTCCTACATCTAGTGTAGAAAATGAATCTGAGGATAGAGAATTGGAGTCCATTATCCAAAGTGTTCAGAATTCCATATCTTCACAGTTTCATAACCCCAGCATGTTAGCTCTTGACGACTTGCATGAGAGTTCCATTGAGGATGAGCTGAATTCCATAGAACCAACCTTTGACCCAGTGCCTTCAGTTGGACAACAGCACAGTGCTGAGTCAAAGCTAAAACAGGTTCCAAAGATTCGGAAACCTAAGTTGCATGTCATGATGCGTAAACATGGAAACTTGAAAAGTAAAAGAGGTCGCAAGAAAAAGAAGTACACAGTTACCCCCACAGAATTCTCTGGGGGTAGCTTTACTGATAAATACAATGCATTCTCATCCTCGCCCAAATTCAAATTATCAAGTGCTAAGACACTACTTGGTTTTACAAGTAAGTCCAATATCTTGGCGTCTAGTAATTTTGATTCTGATCCAGAAGATGGGGATGAAAATAGGCATTTTctacagaaaatgaaacagcagcaaaaactgaagaaaaagaaagaaaagttgATCAACTTCAGATCCAAACATAGAAACATTGTTGACCCTCTATTTCTGAATCACTTGGAGTATGTGATAGACAATTTTCAC containing:
- the LOC105346444 gene encoding small ribosomal subunit protein mS29 — its product is MASVIYRIVSKQPSGYCINSSLLRSSSSLKCWQRCVTTFRTEISDPSEHSFDHEGQFYTIPKNDVQKIFMLNWMSPHEKNMNKMFQEFSILIRRPALEVMDILKRLNYNYPLTRFLLYGEMNAGKKFTMTHIMHYCRSQNWVLLTVPWANEWNCKRLDVSFNHHKESLFDLPVHSKILLEDFLLKNMSLIKEFTTSTTYEFSEHEASEQGIPLTDLISFGITRMKFANDVVGALLKELQILANNDKIKLLVTIRGINSFWRKTGQKKEKVQEIHAQQLTLVNQFMELLQSDTKNAVAMCSTESWVNDVTDRKSYLPTELMGKEGVDFLEPFLPIEVPKYGNAELQSVMDYYIDRRWIQAPEAKTLDGRAQIKFLSGHNPYQLYRVCVPL